From a region of the Alnus glutinosa chromosome 1, dhAlnGlut1.1, whole genome shotgun sequence genome:
- the LOC133855582 gene encoding origin of replication complex subunit 3 isoform X2, whose protein sequence is MALASAATDSPIQTTSETNENNLQTFFVLHKASSRKSEKRSTGTGKTRRRIDLSPSSPRKRVKSEAERAEEWDELRYEHLRMEAFELVWSRIDSTIKDVLRGINTNVLNEIHCWVCESFNAIKSFGTLGFAEATTSFPIVADATCKRLFTGIILTKNMEFVDDLLTFEELGLSLRSHGCHVANLSSMDFSAKNGIGGCLRGLLRQFLTTTLDAADISILASWYREQDNHDTPVVVIIDDMERCCGSVLSDFILMLSEWVVKIPIIVLMGVATTLDAPRNILPSNVLQCLRPSKFILGSPAERMDAVVEAVLVKQCSGFSVGHKVAVFLRNYFLNQDGTLTSFIRALKIACAQHFSMEPLSFILGDLLVEEKQKGEKSGLLPEIILKQASQLPSCVRNQIADQTSKSLVHGFSELKRLQKCWSSVVLCLYEAGKCNKIQLLDLLCEALDPDLYISRASNNHVELDKDFGLGMASDRCMRRKYSTLQKSGVICQITRKVRDLPAVMLYQLLKSWESITVDILEIHEKLKELQSVLRCEDGNLKQNVDDISKRHSSWNSLNIEKDSKAINEKAATLLDCLVRDYLRPIECIPLHEIVCFKNVEKLQLALIGDPRRRIQVDLLEFYKILQCSCCSKSGNVLLPSMHDTSVISGAW, encoded by the exons ATGGCGCTCGCTTCTGCTGCTACGGATTCACCAATTCAAACTACATCCGAGACCAATGAAAATAATCTCCAG ACATTCTTTGTTCTTCACAAAGCATCGTCCCGAAAATCCGAGAAGAGATCAACTGGAACTGGGAAAACCCGAAGGCGAATCGATCTATCTCCATCATCACCTAGGAAGAGAGTTAAATCGGAGGCTGAAAGAGCTGAAGAGTGGGATGAGCTTCGCTACGAGCACTTGCGAATGGAAGCTTTTGAGCTTGTTTGGTCTAGAATCGACTCGACCATCAAG GATGTTTTGAGGGGTATCAATACTAATGTATTGAACGAGATACATTGCTGGGTTTGCGAGTCCTTCAATGCTATTAAATCATTTGGAACACTTGGTTTTGCCGAAGCAACTACTTCTTTTCCAATTGTGGCTGATGCTACCTGTAAACGGCTGTTCACTGGGATAATTCTGACCA AGAATATGGAGTTTGTTGATGATCTACTGACATTTGAAGAGCTTGGCCTTTCTTTGCGATCTCACGGATGCCATGTGGCTAACCTTTCATCCATGGACTTCTCAGCCAAGAATGGGATTGGTGGTTGCCTCAGAGGTTTATTGAGACAGTTCTTAACAACTACTTTGGAC GCAGCTGACATATCCATCTTAGCATCATGGTACAGAGAACAAGACAACCATGATACCCCTGTGGTTGTGATTATAGATGATATGGAACGATGTTGTGGGTCTGTCTTATCTGACTTCATCCTTATGTTGAG CGAATGGGTTGTAAAGATTCCAATCATTGTTTTAATGGGAGTTGCCACAACACTGGATGCTCCAAGAAACATTCTTCCTTCGAATGTGCTCCAGTGCTTGCGGCCTTCTAAGTTCATATTGGGATCCCCAGCTGAGAGAATGGATGCAGTTGTTGAGGCGGTCCTTGTGAAGCAGTGTTCTGGGTTTAGTGTTGGTCACAAGGTGgctgttttcttgagaaactaCTTCCTAAACCAGGACGGAACACTAACATCTTTTATTAGAGCTTTGAAG ATAGCATGTGCCCAACACTTCTCCATGGAGCCTCTGAGCTTCATACTTGGTGACTTGCTtgttgaagaaaaacaaaag GGTGAGAAAAGTGGTTTACTGCCAGAGATAATATTGAAGCAAGCTTCTCAGCTTCCATCTTGTGTAAG GAATCAAATAGCTGATCAGACTTCTAAAAGTTTGGTTCATGGTTTCTCAGAATTGAAGAGATTGCAGAAGTGCTGGAGTTCTGTGGTCTTg TGCCTCTATGAAGCAGGGAAGTGTAATAAAATCCAACTGCTAGACTTATTATGTGAGGCGCTTGATCCAGATTTGTACATCTCAAGGGCTTCCAATAATCATGTGGAACTAGATAAAGATTTTGGATTAGGTATGGCTAGTGATCGTTGTATGCGTCGAAAGTATTCTACCTTGCAAAAGAGTGGTGTTATCTGTCAGATAACACGCAAAGTGAG GGATCTTCCCGCAGTGATGCTCTATCAGTTGCTAAAGAGTTGGGAAAGCATTACTGTGGACATTCTTGAG ATCCATGAAAAATTGAAGGAGTTGCAGTCTGTGTTGAGATGTGAGGATGGCAACTTGAAACAAAATGTTGATGACATATCCAA GAGACATTCATCTTGGAACTCTTTAAATATTGAGAAGGACTCAAAAGCAATAAATGAGAAAGCTGCTACATTACTAGATTGCTTGGTCAG GGATTATTTGAGGCCTATTGAGTGCATACCTTTGCATGAAATTGTGTGCTTTAAGAATGTTGAGAAACTTCAATTG GCTTTAATTGGAGACCCAAGAAGAAGGATTCAAGTTGATCTTCTGGAGTTTTACAAAATTCTGCAGTGTAGTTGCTGCAGCAAGAGTGGAAATGTCCTTTTGCCATCTATGCATGATACCTCAGTTAT CTCAGGAGCATGGTGA
- the LOC133855582 gene encoding origin of replication complex subunit 3 isoform X1: MALASAATDSPIQTTSETNENNLQTFFVLHKASSRKSEKRSTGTGKTRRRIDLSPSSPRKRVKSEAERAEEWDELRYEHLRMEAFELVWSRIDSTIKDVLRGINTNVLNEIHCWVCESFNAIKSFGTLGFAEATTSFPIVADATCKRLFTGIILTKNMEFVDDLLTFEELGLSLRSHGCHVANLSSMDFSAKNGIGGCLRGLLRQFLTTTLDAADISILASWYREQDNHDTPVVVIIDDMERCCGSVLSDFILMLSEWVVKIPIIVLMGVATTLDAPRNILPSNVLQCLRPSKFILGSPAERMDAVVEAVLVKQCSGFSVGHKVAVFLRNYFLNQDGTLTSFIRALKIACAQHFSMEPLSFILGDLLVEEKQKGEKSGLLPEIILKQASQLPSCVRNQIADQTSKSLVHGFSELKRLQKCWSSVVLCLYEAGKCNKIQLLDLLCEALDPDLYISRASNNHVELDKDFGLGMASDRCMRRKYSTLQKSGVICQITRKVRDLPAVMLYQLLKSWESITVDILEIHEKLKELQSVLRCEDGNLKQNVDDISKRHSSWNSLNIEKDSKAINEKAATLLDCLVRDYLRPIECIPLHEIVCFKNVEKLQLALIGDPRRRIQVDLLEFYKILQCSCCSKSGNVLLPSMHDTSVMYTLAQEHGDLINLHDWFQSFKTVVLQPSTKGKHKPKQSPLSKKRKYKYESENKSEASIQARFCRAVTELQITGLLRMPSRRRPDCVQRVAFGL; encoded by the exons ATGGCGCTCGCTTCTGCTGCTACGGATTCACCAATTCAAACTACATCCGAGACCAATGAAAATAATCTCCAG ACATTCTTTGTTCTTCACAAAGCATCGTCCCGAAAATCCGAGAAGAGATCAACTGGAACTGGGAAAACCCGAAGGCGAATCGATCTATCTCCATCATCACCTAGGAAGAGAGTTAAATCGGAGGCTGAAAGAGCTGAAGAGTGGGATGAGCTTCGCTACGAGCACTTGCGAATGGAAGCTTTTGAGCTTGTTTGGTCTAGAATCGACTCGACCATCAAG GATGTTTTGAGGGGTATCAATACTAATGTATTGAACGAGATACATTGCTGGGTTTGCGAGTCCTTCAATGCTATTAAATCATTTGGAACACTTGGTTTTGCCGAAGCAACTACTTCTTTTCCAATTGTGGCTGATGCTACCTGTAAACGGCTGTTCACTGGGATAATTCTGACCA AGAATATGGAGTTTGTTGATGATCTACTGACATTTGAAGAGCTTGGCCTTTCTTTGCGATCTCACGGATGCCATGTGGCTAACCTTTCATCCATGGACTTCTCAGCCAAGAATGGGATTGGTGGTTGCCTCAGAGGTTTATTGAGACAGTTCTTAACAACTACTTTGGAC GCAGCTGACATATCCATCTTAGCATCATGGTACAGAGAACAAGACAACCATGATACCCCTGTGGTTGTGATTATAGATGATATGGAACGATGTTGTGGGTCTGTCTTATCTGACTTCATCCTTATGTTGAG CGAATGGGTTGTAAAGATTCCAATCATTGTTTTAATGGGAGTTGCCACAACACTGGATGCTCCAAGAAACATTCTTCCTTCGAATGTGCTCCAGTGCTTGCGGCCTTCTAAGTTCATATTGGGATCCCCAGCTGAGAGAATGGATGCAGTTGTTGAGGCGGTCCTTGTGAAGCAGTGTTCTGGGTTTAGTGTTGGTCACAAGGTGgctgttttcttgagaaactaCTTCCTAAACCAGGACGGAACACTAACATCTTTTATTAGAGCTTTGAAG ATAGCATGTGCCCAACACTTCTCCATGGAGCCTCTGAGCTTCATACTTGGTGACTTGCTtgttgaagaaaaacaaaag GGTGAGAAAAGTGGTTTACTGCCAGAGATAATATTGAAGCAAGCTTCTCAGCTTCCATCTTGTGTAAG GAATCAAATAGCTGATCAGACTTCTAAAAGTTTGGTTCATGGTTTCTCAGAATTGAAGAGATTGCAGAAGTGCTGGAGTTCTGTGGTCTTg TGCCTCTATGAAGCAGGGAAGTGTAATAAAATCCAACTGCTAGACTTATTATGTGAGGCGCTTGATCCAGATTTGTACATCTCAAGGGCTTCCAATAATCATGTGGAACTAGATAAAGATTTTGGATTAGGTATGGCTAGTGATCGTTGTATGCGTCGAAAGTATTCTACCTTGCAAAAGAGTGGTGTTATCTGTCAGATAACACGCAAAGTGAG GGATCTTCCCGCAGTGATGCTCTATCAGTTGCTAAAGAGTTGGGAAAGCATTACTGTGGACATTCTTGAG ATCCATGAAAAATTGAAGGAGTTGCAGTCTGTGTTGAGATGTGAGGATGGCAACTTGAAACAAAATGTTGATGACATATCCAA GAGACATTCATCTTGGAACTCTTTAAATATTGAGAAGGACTCAAAAGCAATAAATGAGAAAGCTGCTACATTACTAGATTGCTTGGTCAG GGATTATTTGAGGCCTATTGAGTGCATACCTTTGCATGAAATTGTGTGCTTTAAGAATGTTGAGAAACTTCAATTG GCTTTAATTGGAGACCCAAGAAGAAGGATTCAAGTTGATCTTCTGGAGTTTTACAAAATTCTGCAGTGTAGTTGCTGCAGCAAGAGTGGAAATGTCCTTTTGCCATCTATGCATGATACCTCAGTTAT GTACACTCTAGCTCAGGAGCATGGTGATCTCATCAATCTGCATGACTGGTTCCAATCTTTCAAAACAGTTGTTCTTCAACCTAGTACAAAAGGCAAACACAAGCCGAAACAGTCCCCActatcaaagaaaagaaagtataaaTATGAATCTGAAAACAAGAGTGAAGCATCAATTCA AGCAAGGTTTTGCAGGGCAGTTACAGAGCTTCAGATTACGGGGCTCCTTCGGATGCCTAGCAGAAGACGCCCTGATTGTGTGCAGAGAGTGGCCTTTGGACTCTAA